Proteins co-encoded in one Neofelis nebulosa isolate mNeoNeb1 chromosome 2, mNeoNeb1.pri, whole genome shotgun sequence genomic window:
- the ALS2 gene encoding alsin isoform X6 has product MDSKKRSSVEAEGSKERGLVHVWQAGSCSLAPERLPGWGGKTVLQAALGVKHGVLLTEDGEVYSFGTLPWRSEPAEICPSSPILENALVGQYVVTVASGSFHNGAVTESGVVYMWGENSAGQCAVANQQYVPEPNPVSISDSETTSLLAVRILQLACGEEHTLALSISREIWAWGTGCQLGLITTTFPVTKPQKVEHLAGRVVLQVACGAFHSLALVQCLPSQDLKPVPERCNQCSQLLITMTDKEDHVIISDSHCCPLGVTLSESQVENQASTAISPSTETLDNQGEVFENTLVENDVPVATDATRGDAISSQQDIMGTTEISSARNTPSYPDTQAVNEYVQTLSDRSVRENSENGEKPMPSQPLVEEAVPNLHSPPTTSTSALNSLVVSCASAVGVRVAATYEAGALSLKKVMNFYSTAPCEPGTQAGSSSIGPEGLKDSREEQVKQESMQGKKSSSLVDIREEESEGGSRRLSLPGLLSQVSPRLLRKAARVKTRTVVLTPTYSGEADALLPSLRTEVWTWGKGKEGQLGHGDVLPRLQPLCVKCLDGKEVIYLEAGGYHSLALTAKSQVYSWGSNTFGQLGHCDFPTTVPRLAKVNSENGVWSVAAGQDYSLFLVDTEDFQPGLYYSGRQDPTEVDNLPENHSGTKTPVLLSCSKLGYISRVTAGKDSYLALVDKNVMGYIASLHELATTERRFYSKLSDIKSHILRPLLSLDNLGTASTVQLLQEVASRFSKLCYLIGQHGASLSSFLHGIKEARSLVILKHASLFLDSYTEQVSSPVSCSISAGLFCQGEQLLNQKRLD; this is encoded by the exons CTCAGTAGAGGCAGAAGGATCCAAAGAAAGAGGCCTGGTCCATGTCTGGCAGGCAGGATCCTGTTCTTTAGCACCAGAGAGATTGCCAGGCTGGGGAGGAAAGACTGTTCTTCAAGCAGCCCTGGGAGTGAAACATGGAGTTCTTCTGACTGAAG ATGGTGAGGTCTACAGCTTTGGGACTCTTCCCTGGAGAAGTGAACCAGCAGAGATTTGTCCGAGTAGCCCCATTCTAGAAAATGCCCTGGTCGGGCAATATGTTGTTACTGTGGCATCAGGGAGTTTCCACAATGGAGCAGTGACAGAAAGTGGCGTAGTGTACATGTGGGGGGAGAACTCTGCAGGCCAGTGTGCTGTGGCTAACCAGCAGTATGTTCCAGAACCAAATCCTGTCAGCATTTCTGATTCTGAGACCACTTCTTTGCTAGCAGTCAGGATTTTGCAGCTGGCATGTGGTGAGGAACACACTCTGGCATTGTCAATAAGCAGAGAGATTTGGGCATGGGGTACCGGTTGTCAGTTGGGTCTCATTACCACCACCTTCCCGGTGACAAAGCCACAAAAGGTGGAACATCTTGCCGGGCGAGTGGTGCTACAAGTTGCCTGTGGTGCGTTCCACAGCTTAGCGCTTGTACAGTGCCTCCCTTCCCAGGATCTAAAGCCAGTCCCAGAAAGATGCAACCAGTGCAGCCAACTCTTAATTACTATGACTGACAAAGAAGACCATGTGATTATATCAGATAGTCATTGTTGCCCATTAGGTGTGACGCTCTCAGAATCCCAGGTAGAAAACCAGGCCAGCACTGCCATCAGCCCCTCCACTGAAACCCTGGACAACCAGGGAGAAGTATTTGAGAATACGCTTGTAGAAAATGATGTGCCTGTTGCTACCGACGCCACGAGAGGTGATGCCATTTCCTCCCAACAAGACATCATGGGAACAACTGAAATTTCTTCTGCCAGAAATACACCATCGTACCCTGATACTCAAGCAGTAAATGAATATGTGCAAACACTGTCAGATCGTTCAGTAAGAGAGAACTCAGAGAACGGCGAAAAGCCAATGCCATCTCAG cCTCTTGTAGAAGAAGCAGTTCCTAATCTTCACAGCCCACCAACCACAAGCACCTCAGCCCTAAACAGCCTAGTAGTCTCTTGTGCATCTGCTGTTGGTGTGAGAGTGGCTGCTACATATGAAGCCGGGGCCTTGTCCCTTAAGAAAGTTATGAACTTCTATAGTACAGCCCCTTGTGAACCTGGAACTCAGGCAGGCAGTAGTTCCATAGGCCCGGAAGGTCTGAAAGATAGCAGAGAAGAACAGGTTAAGCAGGAATCAatgcaaggaaagaaaagttcAAGTCTTGTGGATATCAGAGAAGAAGAATCAGAGGGAGGCAGCCGAAGACTCTCCCTCCCTGGGTTGTTGTCCCAAG tttcccCCAGGCTCTTAAGAAAAGCTGCACGGGTAAAAACTCGGACAGTGGTTCTGACCCCTACGTACAGTGGAGAAGCAGATGCACTCCTGCCTTCTCTGAGAACTGAGGTGTGGAcctgggggaaagggaaggaaggacagcTGGGGCACGGTGATGTTCTGCCTAG gctTCAACCACTATGTGTAAAATGTCTCGATGGGAAAGAAGTAATCTATCTGGAGGCAGGGGGTTACCATTCTCTTGCACTTACTGCGAAATCCCAG GTTTACTCATGGGGTAGCAATACCTTTGGTCAACTTGGGCATTGTGATTTTCCAACAACAGTTCCTCGTCTTGCAAAG GTGAACAGTGAAAATGGAGTCTGGAGTGTAGCTGCAGGCCAGGATTATTCCCTGTTTTTAGTGGACACAGAAGACTTCCAACCTGGGTTATATTATAGTGGCCGACAGGACCCTACAGAAGTTGACAACCTTCCAGAGAATCACAGTGGTACTAAGACTCCAGTACTTCTCTCCTGTAGTAAG CTCGGATATATAAGCAGAGTGACAGCAGGAAAAGATAGCTATCTAGCTTTGGTGGACAAAAATGTTATGGGATATATTGCCAGTCTCCATGAGTTGGCTACTACAGAAAGACGGTTCTATTCAAAACTAAGTGACATCAAATCTCACATCCTCAGGCCTCTTCTCAGTTTAG ACAATTTGGGCACTGCAAGTACAGTCCAGCTGTTGCAGGAGGTGGCGAGCCGGTTCAGCAAGCTGTGTTACCTAattggtcagcatggagcctcactGAGCAGCTTCCTTCATGGGATAAAGGAAGCCAGGAGTTTGGTCATTCTGAAGCATGCAAGTCTCTTCTTGGATAGTTATACAGAGCAAGTATCCAGTCCCGTGTCATGTTCAATCTCTGCAGGGTTATTCTGCCAAGGAGAACAGCTCCTTAATCAGAAGAGACTAGATTAG
- the ALS2 gene encoding alsin isoform X7 has product MDSKKRSSVEAEGSKERGLVHVWQAGSCSLAPERLPGWGGKTVLQAALGVKHGVLLTEDGEVYSFGTLPWRSEPAEICPSSPILENALVGQYVVTVASGSFHNGAVTESGVVYMWGENSAGQCAVANQQYVPEPNPVSISDSETTSLLAVRILQLACGEEHTLALSISREIWAWGTGCQLGLITTTFPVTKPQKVEHLAGRVVLQVACGAFHSLALVQCLPSQDLKPVPERCNQCSQLLITMTDKEDHVIISDSHCCPLGVTLSESQVENQASTAISPSTETLDNQGEVFENTLVENDVPVATDATRGDAISSQQDIMGTTEISSARNTPSYPDTQAVNEYVQTLSDRSVRENSENGEKPMPSQPLVEEAVPNLHSPPTTSTSALNSLVVSCASAVGVRVAATYEAGALSLKKVMNFYSTAPCEPGTQAGSSSIGPEGLKDSREEQVKQESMQGKKSSSLVDIREEESEGGSRRLSLPGLLSQVSPRLLRKAARVKTRTVVLTPTYSGEADALLPSLRTEVWTWGKGKEGQLGHGDVLPRLQPLCVKCLDGKEVIYLEAGGYHSLALTAKSQVYSWGSNTFGQLGHCDFPTTVPRLAKVNSENGVWSVAAGQDYSLFLVDTEDFQPGLYYSGRQDPTEVDNLPENHSARIYKQSDSRKR; this is encoded by the exons CTCAGTAGAGGCAGAAGGATCCAAAGAAAGAGGCCTGGTCCATGTCTGGCAGGCAGGATCCTGTTCTTTAGCACCAGAGAGATTGCCAGGCTGGGGAGGAAAGACTGTTCTTCAAGCAGCCCTGGGAGTGAAACATGGAGTTCTTCTGACTGAAG ATGGTGAGGTCTACAGCTTTGGGACTCTTCCCTGGAGAAGTGAACCAGCAGAGATTTGTCCGAGTAGCCCCATTCTAGAAAATGCCCTGGTCGGGCAATATGTTGTTACTGTGGCATCAGGGAGTTTCCACAATGGAGCAGTGACAGAAAGTGGCGTAGTGTACATGTGGGGGGAGAACTCTGCAGGCCAGTGTGCTGTGGCTAACCAGCAGTATGTTCCAGAACCAAATCCTGTCAGCATTTCTGATTCTGAGACCACTTCTTTGCTAGCAGTCAGGATTTTGCAGCTGGCATGTGGTGAGGAACACACTCTGGCATTGTCAATAAGCAGAGAGATTTGGGCATGGGGTACCGGTTGTCAGTTGGGTCTCATTACCACCACCTTCCCGGTGACAAAGCCACAAAAGGTGGAACATCTTGCCGGGCGAGTGGTGCTACAAGTTGCCTGTGGTGCGTTCCACAGCTTAGCGCTTGTACAGTGCCTCCCTTCCCAGGATCTAAAGCCAGTCCCAGAAAGATGCAACCAGTGCAGCCAACTCTTAATTACTATGACTGACAAAGAAGACCATGTGATTATATCAGATAGTCATTGTTGCCCATTAGGTGTGACGCTCTCAGAATCCCAGGTAGAAAACCAGGCCAGCACTGCCATCAGCCCCTCCACTGAAACCCTGGACAACCAGGGAGAAGTATTTGAGAATACGCTTGTAGAAAATGATGTGCCTGTTGCTACCGACGCCACGAGAGGTGATGCCATTTCCTCCCAACAAGACATCATGGGAACAACTGAAATTTCTTCTGCCAGAAATACACCATCGTACCCTGATACTCAAGCAGTAAATGAATATGTGCAAACACTGTCAGATCGTTCAGTAAGAGAGAACTCAGAGAACGGCGAAAAGCCAATGCCATCTCAG cCTCTTGTAGAAGAAGCAGTTCCTAATCTTCACAGCCCACCAACCACAAGCACCTCAGCCCTAAACAGCCTAGTAGTCTCTTGTGCATCTGCTGTTGGTGTGAGAGTGGCTGCTACATATGAAGCCGGGGCCTTGTCCCTTAAGAAAGTTATGAACTTCTATAGTACAGCCCCTTGTGAACCTGGAACTCAGGCAGGCAGTAGTTCCATAGGCCCGGAAGGTCTGAAAGATAGCAGAGAAGAACAGGTTAAGCAGGAATCAatgcaaggaaagaaaagttcAAGTCTTGTGGATATCAGAGAAGAAGAATCAGAGGGAGGCAGCCGAAGACTCTCCCTCCCTGGGTTGTTGTCCCAAG tttcccCCAGGCTCTTAAGAAAAGCTGCACGGGTAAAAACTCGGACAGTGGTTCTGACCCCTACGTACAGTGGAGAAGCAGATGCACTCCTGCCTTCTCTGAGAACTGAGGTGTGGAcctgggggaaagggaaggaaggacagcTGGGGCACGGTGATGTTCTGCCTAG gctTCAACCACTATGTGTAAAATGTCTCGATGGGAAAGAAGTAATCTATCTGGAGGCAGGGGGTTACCATTCTCTTGCACTTACTGCGAAATCCCAG GTTTACTCATGGGGTAGCAATACCTTTGGTCAACTTGGGCATTGTGATTTTCCAACAACAGTTCCTCGTCTTGCAAAG GTGAACAGTGAAAATGGAGTCTGGAGTGTAGCTGCAGGCCAGGATTATTCCCTGTTTTTAGTGGACACAGAAGACTTCCAACCTGGGTTATATTATAGTGGCCGACAGGACCCTACAGAAGTTGACAACCTTCCAGAGAATCACAGTG CTCGGATATATAAGCAGAGTGACAGCAGGAAAAGATAG